In Candidatus Kryptobacter tengchongensis, a genomic segment contains:
- a CDS encoding delta-60 repeat domain-containing protein, translated as MKVVEIIAILAFSVSVAFSGGSFTDEKPEIFVQLGHTDDVTSVAISSDGKYIVSGSQDKTIKLWDISTGREIRTFKGHTDWITSVAISPDGKYVISGSYDKTLKIWDILTGREIRTFAGHTDKVTSVAITPDGKYIVSGSQDKTIKLWDISTGREIRTFKGHTNWVTSVAVSPDGKYVISGSNSWIIKLWDISTGKEIRTFAGHEGLVTSVAISPDGKYVVSGSSDNAVKLWDISTGREIRTFKGHTDWITSVAISPDGKYVASGSQDKTIKLWDISTGMEIRTFKGHAFQVTSVAITPDGRYVVSGSWDKTIKLWDISTGMEVITFKGQPIEKIKAVAISPDGRYVISGEAGWTLRLWDINTGKGIRTFKQTSWITSVAITPDGKYVAFGGSGGTIKLWDISTGREIRTFEGHTSEITSVAITPDGKYVVSGSWDKTIKLWDISTGREIRTFEGHGDYVTSVAVSPDGRYVISGSEDGTAKLWDITTDREIRKFEGYAGRITVAISPDGKFAIIGDVNGKLILWRGSVFSTFEKLTNRVEINDWVNSIAITPDGKYVISGHGDKTIRLWDISTTKEIRRFEGHTDEVTSVSISSEGRYVVSGSYDGTIRMWDINTGKEIAQFIGFEDGEWVVITPEGYFNASENGARYINVSIGKNVYSIDNFFEKFCNPVYVASVLQGKRVEVVADIRQGVLAPPEVKIVYPMADATLSTDTLTVTIYARDMGGGIDEIRLYHNGKVVGEERRGIKLVSGEGEVVKSYSVTLVDGVNIFRAVGFSRDRTESNPYEIVVKLTAPKKDVSLYVFVVGINRYKNTSLNLNYAEPDARSIAQFFRERGGRLFKEVKIIELYNEYATKDAIISNLGGLGSTNPQDAVVVYLAGHGENARGEWYFIPHELTYPEREEELINRGVSSRELADLIRGIGAQKVLVMIDACKSGGLVLAMRGLEDRKALSQLSRSTGVHVIAASTKEQFAAEVGELGHGVFTYTILEGLNGKASGGTETVTVRKLMGYVEEQLPEITKKYRQEAQYPIADSKGQDFPLAIVK; from the coding sequence ATGAAGGTAGTGGAAATAATAGCAATTTTAGCGTTTTCAGTCTCAGTTGCTTTTTCAGGCGGGAGTTTTACAGATGAAAAACCAGAGATCTTCGTGCAATTAGGACATACGGATGATGTTACTTCAGTAGCCATAAGTTCAGATGGTAAGTATATTGTTTCTGGAAGTCAGGATAAAACCATCAAGCTTTGGGACATATCAACAGGCAGAGAAATTAGAACATTTAAAGGACATACAGATTGGATTACTTCGGTAGCCATAAGTCCAGATGGTAAGTATGTGATTTCTGGAAGTTATGATAAAACTCTAAAAATTTGGGATATATTAACGGGGCGAGAGATTAGAACATTTGCGGGGCATACGGATAAAGTCACTTCAGTAGCCATAACCCCAGATGGTAAGTATATTGTTTCTGGAAGTCAGGATAAAACCATCAAGCTTTGGGACATATCAACAGGCAGAGAAATTAGAACATTTAAAGGACATACAAATTGGGTTACTTCAGTAGCCGTAAGCCCAGATGGTAAATATGTGATTTCTGGAAGCAACAGTTGGATTATCAAGCTATGGGACATATCAACTGGCAAAGAGATACGAACATTTGCGGGGCATGAGGGTTTAGTTACTTCAGTAGCTATAAGCCCAGATGGTAAGTATGTTGTCTCTGGAAGTTCGGATAATGCCGTTAAGCTTTGGGACATATCAACAGGCAGAGAAATTAGAACATTTAAAGGACATACAGATTGGATTACTTCGGTAGCCATAAGTCCAGATGGTAAGTATGTTGCCTCTGGAAGTCAGGATAAAACTATCAAGCTTTGGGACATATCAACTGGGATGGAAATTAGAACATTTAAAGGGCATGCGTTTCAAGTTACTTCGGTAGCCATAACCCCAGATGGTAGATATGTTGTCTCTGGAAGTTGGGATAAGACCATTAAACTTTGGGACATATCAACGGGTATGGAAGTTATAACATTTAAAGGACAACCAATTGAAAAAATTAAAGCAGTAGCTATAAGTCCAGACGGGAGATATGTTATCTCTGGAGAAGCGGGTTGGACGCTTAGGCTATGGGATATCAACACAGGCAAAGGAATTAGAACATTTAAACAAACAAGTTGGATTACTTCAGTAGCCATAACCCCGGATGGTAAGTATGTTGCTTTTGGAGGTTCAGGTGGGACCATTAAACTTTGGGACATATCAACAGGCAGAGAAATTAGAACATTTGAAGGACATACAAGTGAGATTACTTCGGTAGCCATAACCCCAGATGGTAAGTATGTTGTCTCTGGAAGTTGGGATAAGACCATTAAACTTTGGGACATATCAACGGGTAGAGAAATTAGAACATTTGAAGGACATGGGGATTATGTTACCTCAGTGGCTGTAAGCCCGGACGGTAGGTATGTGATTTCTGGAAGCGAAGATGGAACCGCTAAGCTCTGGGATATAACAACTGACAGAGAAATTAGAAAATTTGAAGGATATGCAGGTAGAATTACAGTAGCCATAAGCCCAGATGGTAAGTTTGCTATCATTGGAGATGTGAATGGTAAGCTCATACTTTGGCGCGGATCAGTGTTTTCTACATTTGAAAAACTTACAAATCGGGTTGAAATAAACGATTGGGTTAACTCAATAGCCATAACTCCAGATGGTAAGTATGTAATTTCTGGACACGGAGATAAAACAATCAGGCTTTGGGACATATCAACAACAAAGGAGATAAGGAGATTTGAAGGACATACAGATGAGGTTACTTCGGTATCTATAAGTTCAGAGGGTAGATATGTAGTTTCAGGAAGTTATGATGGCACAATTCGGATGTGGGATATCAACACGGGCAAGGAGATTGCACAGTTTATCGGTTTTGAAGATGGGGAATGGGTGGTTATAACCCCTGAGGGTTATTTCAATGCATCAGAAAATGGAGCAAGGTATATAAATGTTAGCATTGGTAAAAATGTTTATTCAATAGACAATTTCTTTGAGAAGTTTTGCAATCCTGTTTATGTTGCTTCTGTTTTACAGGGCAAGAGGGTTGAGGTTGTTGCTGATATAAGACAGGGGGTATTGGCGCCACCCGAGGTGAAGATAGTTTATCCGATGGCGGATGCTACTTTAAGCACGGATACACTTACAGTCACGATTTACGCAAGGGATATGGGGGGTGGTATAGATGAGATAAGGCTTTATCACAACGGGAAGGTGGTGGGGGAGGAGAGAAGGGGTATAAAGCTTGTCTCGGGCGAGGGTGAGGTTGTCAAAAGTTACAGTGTGACCCTTGTTGATGGGGTAAACATTTTCAGGGCGGTTGGTTTCAGCAGGGATAGGACTGAGTCTAATCCCTATGAGATTGTTGTGAAGTTAACAGCTCCAAAGAAGGATGTTTCACTTTATGTTTTTGTTGTTGGGATAAATAGGTATAAGAACACATCTTTGAATCTAAACTATGCTGAGCCGGATGCAAGGTCAATAGCCCAGTTTTTCAGGGAGAGGGGTGGGAGGTTATTCAAGGAGGTTAAGATTATAGAGCTTTACAACGAGTATGCGACTAAGGATGCTATAATTTCAAATCTCGGGGGTCTTGGTTCTACTAATCCACAGGATGCGGTGGTGGTATATTTGGCTGGGCATGGTGAGAATGCAAGAGGGGAGTGGTATTTTATACCCCATGAGTTAACATATCCTGAGCGGGAGGAGGAGTTGATCAATAGAGGTGTTTCATCTCGGGAGTTGGCTGATTTGATAAGGGGTATAGGTGCGCAGAAGGTTCTTGTGATGATAGATGCGTGTAAGTCAGGTGGTTTGGTTTTAGCCATGAGGGGGCTTGAGGATAGGAAGGCACTTTCTCAGCTTTCAAGGTCAACTGGTGTCCATGTGATAGCAGCATCAACGAAGGAGCAGTTTGCAGCTGAGGTTGGGGAGCTTGGGCATGGGGTATTTACATATACGATACTTGAGGGGTTAAATGGTAAGGCATCTGGTGGGACAGAGACGGTGACTGTGCGTAAACTTATGGGTTATGTGGAGGAACAGTTGCCTGAGATAACCAAAAAATACAGGCAAGAGGCACAATACCCAATAGCTGACTCAAAAGGTCAAGATTTCCCACTGGCAATTGTAAAATAA
- a CDS encoding Por secretion system C-terminal sorting domain-containing protein, which produces MKKKILFSLALFTFLIFNPLLSQNPEWINFTTFGNYINSLTIEGNSVWIGTEGGGLVKLNMNTGEKVFYDILNSGLPNNDVRSIAVDDLGNKWIGTFGGGLAKFDGVNWTVYNTSNSSLPFNRIVAVVLDKSGNKWIGTYGVAKFDGVNWTSYTSYNSGLPSNDVTTIAIDDSGNIWIGTYSSGLVKFDGVNWSVYNTSNSGLPSNRVQAIVVDRSGNKWIGTSWGLAKFDGVKWTVYKTSNSGLPSNDITTIAVDDSGNKWIGTYSGGLAKFDGVKWTVYKTSNSGLPSDQIRAIVSDNSGNKWIGTYGGSLAKFDGVNWTVYKTSNSGLPDNRINAILIDNSGSKWIGTYEGLAKFYGVNWTVYNKSNSGLPDNYVSAIAVDDSGNKWIGTPGGLAKFDGAKWTVYGKWNSGLPNNVVNAIAIDGQGNKWIGTLEGLAKFDGANWTVYKTSNSGLPSDSVLAIAIDGQGNKWIGTWVKGLAKFDGVNWTVYNISNSGLPKNYVLAIAIDGQGNKWIGTYGGGLAKFDGVNWTVYNTSNSGLPVNYIKAVAIDNLGNKWIGTSERGLAVYREGGVILDVYERKENVILEGFTLYQNYPNPFNPATTIEFDIAKRTRVKLVVYDILGREVKTLVNDDFEIGRYRVNFNALGLPSGVYFYKIEAGNFVSVKKMILVK; this is translated from the coding sequence ATGAAGAAAAAAATTTTATTCTCGCTTGCTTTATTCACTTTTTTAATTTTCAACCCTTTACTATCTCAAAATCCTGAGTGGATTAATTTCACTACTTTTGGCAATTATATTAATTCCTTAACTATTGAAGGTAACTCTGTGTGGATTGGCACTGAGGGTGGTGGACTTGTAAAGTTGAATATGAATACCGGTGAGAAGGTTTTTTACGACATATTAAATTCTGGTTTACCAAATAATGATGTTAGATCAATAGCAGTGGATGATTTGGGAAACAAGTGGATTGGGACTTTTGGAGGTGGTTTGGCAAAATTTGATGGAGTGAATTGGACAGTTTATAACACATCAAATTCCAGTTTGCCATTTAATAGAATTGTCGCAGTAGTATTGGATAAATCAGGAAACAAATGGATTGGGACATATGGAGTGGCAAAATTTGACGGTGTAAATTGGACTTCTTATACCTCGTATAATTCAGGTTTGCCAAGCAACGATGTCACGACAATAGCAATAGACGATTCAGGAAACATATGGATTGGAACATATAGTAGCGGTTTAGTAAAGTTTGACGGTGTAAATTGGTCGGTTTATAACACATCAAATTCCGGTCTGCCATCTAATCGAGTTCAAGCAATAGTTGTAGATCGTTCGGGAAATAAGTGGATTGGAACTTCGTGGGGGTTGGCAAAATTTGACGGAGTAAAATGGACTGTCTATAAAACATCAAATTCCGGACTGCCAAGTAACGATATTACAACGATAGCAGTCGACGATTCGGGGAATAAATGGATTGGGACATATAGCGGTGGTTTGGCAAAATTTGACGGTGTAAAATGGACTGTTTATAAAACATCAAATTCTGGATTACCATCCGATCAAATTAGAGCAATAGTTTCAGATAATTCTGGAAATAAGTGGATTGGAACATATGGCGGTAGTTTAGCAAAGTTTGATGGAGTAAACTGGACTGTTTATAAAACATCAAATTCCGGTCTGCCGGATAATCGTATTAATGCGATATTGATAGATAATTCAGGAAGCAAATGGATCGGAACATATGAAGGCTTAGCAAAGTTCTATGGTGTAAACTGGACTGTTTATAACAAATCAAATTCGGGTTTGCCGGATAATTATGTTTCTGCAATAGCAGTAGATGACTCTGGTAATAAGTGGATTGGAACACCTGGAGGTTTGGCAAAGTTTGATGGTGCAAAGTGGACTGTTTATGGGAAATGGAATTCTGGTTTGCCAAATAATGTTGTTAATGCTATAGCAATAGATGGGCAGGGGAACAAATGGATTGGGACATTGGAAGGATTAGCAAAGTTTGACGGAGCAAACTGGACAGTTTATAAAACTTCAAACTCAGGTCTGCCAAGTGATAGTGTTCTTGCTATCGCGATAGATGGGCAGGGTAACAAATGGATTGGAACATGGGTGAAAGGGTTAGCAAAGTTTGATGGAGTAAATTGGACTGTTTATAACATTTCAAATTCAGGTCTGCCAAAGAATTATGTTCTTGCAATTGCGATAGATGGGCAGGGAAACAAATGGATTGGGACATATGGTGGAGGATTAGCAAAGTTTGATGGAGTGAATTGGACAGTTTATAACACATCAAATTCAGGTCTGCCGGTTAATTATATTAAGGCAGTAGCGATAGACAATTTAGGGAACAAATGGATTGGGACGAGTGAAAGGGGGCTTGCTGTATATCGCGAGGGAGGAGTTATACTTGATGTTTATGAGAGAAAAGAGAATGTGATTCTAGAGGGATTTACACTTTACCAGAATTATCCAAATCCGTTTAACCCTGCGACAACAATTGAATTTGACATCGCAAAGAGGACAAGGGTTAAGCTTGTTGTTTATGATATCCTTGGCAGAGAGGTTAAAACGCTTGTTAATGATGATTTTGAGATTGGTAGATACAGGGTGAATTTCAACGCGCTGGGTTTGCCAAGCGGCGTATATTTTTACAAGATTGAGGCTGGTAATTTTGTAAGTGTAAAGAAGATGATATTAGTTAAGTGA